The following nucleotide sequence is from Oceaniferula flava.
CTATTTTTACTATCTTGTTCACAATCCACGGTCTTCAAAACCCACCATTGAAGTCATCCGCGCAGAGGATATTCGTGCCGAATTAAAATCACCCATCGTATATAAAATCACACTCCCAGCTCGTTGAAACGAGCACCTCGACACCATGACCATACCCACCTATCAAGAATTCATGCTACCTGTGCTACAGGTGCTCGAAAAAGCCCCTGAGCCACTTCATCATAAGGAATTTTGTGAAGGGGCCTGTGACTTGCTAGGCGTCCCTGATGATGTTCGCAAGGAGATGCTGCCCGCTGGTGGGCAGACCTACGTATACAACCGCACAGGCTGGGCGTCATGGTACATGCAGCAAGCTGGGCTGGTAGAGAAACCCAAGCGTGCATATTTAAAAATTACTGATGCAGGTAGAGAACTACTGAAAACCAAACCTCAATCCATCGATAACAAATTGTTGGCTAACTACCCGTCATTTGTGGAGAAGGTCATCAAGAAAAAGCCGGAAAACAAACCAGTGCCAGATGGCGCAGGCGACACCGAACAAACACCTGATGAGCAAATCATTACTGCCTTCAAAGACCTCAATGATACTTTGGCTGATAATTTGAGGGAAACTATGGCCACGATGAGCCCATACAGGTTCGAGCAGCTTGTGGTCGATTTACTATTTGCCATGGGCTACGGAGGTTCACGCGAGGAAGCCGCCACCGTGACTCAGAAGTCAAATGATGGAGGTATTGACGGAATAATCAATGAAGACCGCTTGGGTCTCGATGTCATCTACATTCAGGCTAAACGCTACCAATCGACAATCGGCAGCAAGGAAATCCAGAGTTTCGTAGGAGCCTTGGCTGGCAAGCAGGCAAACAAAGGGGTATTCATTACCACAAGTGATTACTCTCGGGCTGCATTGAGCTACGCTGAAACCGTGACCCAAAAAGTGATTTTGATTAATGGCTCCCGCCTCGCGGATCTGATGATTGAACACAACATTGGGGTATCGACACAACGCACGATAGCAATAAAACGAATTGATACGGATTACTTCGAAGAGAACTAACTCCCTGGCCAAACTATGCGTATTCTCTCATGGAACCTTCAACACGGCGGAGGAAGCCGTATCGAGCGACTGAGCAAGGCGCTTGTGTCATACGATGCCGACGTCATTCTGCTCAACGAGTATAGGCACAACAAGGCAGGGGCCGACCTTCGCGCCAGGCTAACAGAAGCAGGCTACGCCTACCAGAGCGAACCGCACGCAGAGCCACGCCAAAACATCATCTTTGCTGCTTCACGGCAACCATTCGAGGCTACCACCTTTCCGGGGCAGCTTTCTGACCCTGAACTCGGCGACTATACCGCACGCGTCCTCTTAGTCCGTATCGGAGACCTCAACATCTTCGGGGTTTACATGCCGAGCATGAAATTCAAGCGTCCTGTGTTCGATTTCTTACTGCGGCTCTCTGAGCGTTATCTAACTGAGGACTCCCTAATCATGGGTGACCTCAATACGGGTCGCCACTATGAAGACGAAGCAGGCGCAACTTTCGTTTCCACGTCTCAGTTTGAAGCTTTGCTTGCACAGGGCTGGATCGACACATGGCGAAGTCGCAACCCAGAAGCCAGAGAGTTCACGTGGTTTTCCCGTGGCTACAACAATGGGTTCAGGCTTGACCACGCCTTAGCGAGTCCCTCACTGGACAAGAAAGTAGAAGATGCATTCTACTCCCACAAGGAGCGCGAAGATGGTGTCACCGATCACTCTCTGATGATTTTAGACATCAAGTCACCCATATACTAACAGGGTTACTACCCAGCACAACAGGGCTTATTTCCTCAACTATAGCAAATGCTCTCTCTGAGGCGGCTAAAATAACTCGTCCTGGATATGTGACGGTTTGTTCTTCAGCAGTGGATTGGCGGCATCCGTCACCTCTAGCAAATCTGGTTTGGGGCGAAATGTCTCCATATGCCCTTTGAGGTAATAATCGCACTCGGCTGGAGTGAGGACTGCTGGCATCCGATTATGGATCGGTTCCATCAGTGTGTTGGACTCCGTGGTCAGCATGGAGAAGCACCTGCCAAGCTCCTGTGATTCCTCCCATATGCCAGCCATCCACAACAAGCCTCCATCGGGGCTAGTGAAGCGGTGGGTGCGTTTGTGCCCCTTTGCCCCTGACCACTCGTAGAACGCCAATACGGGGATCAGGCAGCGGCGCTCTGCAAATGCCTCACGCCACATCGGGCTGTCCAGGTTGTCACTTCGGGTATTGTTCACCACACCGAGACCTTTCCGCTCGAAGCCCCAGCGCATCACCTGAGCCTCGTCACCGCCCAGCACGACGGGTGCGGAGTCTGTGCGCCTTACAAGCTTAACCGCGTCCGCAAAGTCATCCAAGCCGCTGACAGGTGCTTTCACTCCCGCCATCTTCTTACCTCTGCCAAATTCATAGACGCTGCACATAGTTAGATTTACTAATTGTCGGTAAAGTTAGAGGCAAATTTCCCACCCCTCTTATAAGGGGGCGGATTGAACCCGTATTTTTTTCTACAGTGCTAGTGTTTCTTTCACTCCGCATTCCACCTCCCTCTGAATCGAAGCGTATTCTGAATCCGCCGATTCCTCGCTTGCCGTTGATTCTGTAGACACC
It contains:
- a CDS encoding restriction endonuclease — encoded protein: MTIPTYQEFMLPVLQVLEKAPEPLHHKEFCEGACDLLGVPDDVRKEMLPAGGQTYVYNRTGWASWYMQQAGLVEKPKRAYLKITDAGRELLKTKPQSIDNKLLANYPSFVEKVIKKKPENKPVPDGAGDTEQTPDEQIITAFKDLNDTLADNLRETMATMSPYRFEQLVVDLLFAMGYGGSREEAATVTQKSNDGGIDGIINEDRLGLDVIYIQAKRYQSTIGSKEIQSFVGALAGKQANKGVFITTSDYSRAALSYAETVTQKVILINGSRLADLMIEHNIGVSTQRTIAIKRIDTDYFEEN
- a CDS encoding endonuclease/exonuclease/phosphatase family protein; translation: MRILSWNLQHGGGSRIERLSKALVSYDADVILLNEYRHNKAGADLRARLTEAGYAYQSEPHAEPRQNIIFAASRQPFEATTFPGQLSDPELGDYTARVLLVRIGDLNIFGVYMPSMKFKRPVFDFLLRLSERYLTEDSLIMGDLNTGRHYEDEAGATFVSTSQFEALLAQGWIDTWRSRNPEAREFTWFSRGYNNGFRLDHALASPSLDKKVEDAFYSHKEREDGVTDHSLMILDIKSPIY
- a CDS encoding SOS response-associated peptidase — translated: MCSVYEFGRGKKMAGVKAPVSGLDDFADAVKLVRRTDSAPVVLGGDEAQVMRWGFERKGLGVVNNTRSDNLDSPMWREAFAERRCLIPVLAFYEWSGAKGHKRTHRFTSPDGGLLWMAGIWEESQELGRCFSMLTTESNTLMEPIHNRMPAVLTPAECDYYLKGHMETFRPKPDLLEVTDAANPLLKNKPSHIQDELF